From the Chloroflexus aurantiacus J-10-fl genome, one window contains:
- a CDS encoding CorA family divalent cation transporter: MSQNELLSLPVSANQTPSVDRWLRVSITQTDALAAIKQRLGIDVVQALKSGLCQEGEFLIYPLTFLSVEGSKKMISKVVFVLGREILVSLEPDPSPKPLRVAVSRMQRDGRDNDPFDAFAVVLQSINDATDELIDLLNEELGEALVQTNAVLHSLESNERDFGVSDVVATQVELGTVEDLLSQCIQTQLQLALVARQTLARLPQESFHLKQLYLTLIDDIEEIEEHVHFVHDRVRLLQTSNNLALSVKQNQIVKVFSVLTAVFMPALLISTYYSMNFAYMPILEWQYGEPMVIALTALLALLPLIYVKQRGLLR; encoded by the coding sequence ATGAGCCAGAACGAATTGCTTTCGCTTCCAGTTTCCGCCAATCAGACACCTTCGGTTGATCGTTGGCTGCGTGTCAGCATCACTCAGACGGACGCACTTGCAGCGATTAAGCAACGTCTGGGCATTGACGTTGTCCAGGCTTTGAAGAGTGGCCTTTGCCAGGAAGGGGAATTCCTGATTTACCCGTTGACGTTTTTGAGCGTCGAGGGCAGCAAGAAGATGATCAGCAAAGTTGTTTTTGTGCTTGGGCGAGAGATTCTTGTGTCCCTGGAACCAGATCCCAGCCCCAAGCCGTTAAGAGTGGCGGTGTCGCGGATGCAGCGTGATGGTCGCGATAACGATCCATTCGACGCCTTTGCTGTTGTCCTACAGTCAATCAACGATGCCACCGATGAACTGATCGATTTGCTGAACGAGGAGCTTGGAGAGGCGCTGGTACAGACGAATGCGGTTCTTCACAGCCTTGAGTCGAACGAGCGAGACTTCGGGGTCAGCGATGTTGTAGCGACACAGGTTGAGTTGGGCACAGTTGAGGACCTGCTCTCACAGTGTATCCAGACCCAACTGCAACTTGCATTGGTGGCGAGACAGACACTGGCGCGTCTTCCGCAGGAGTCTTTCCATCTCAAGCAGCTTTACCTCACCCTCATTGATGACATCGAAGAGATCGAGGAGCACGTGCATTTTGTCCATGACCGCGTTCGCTTGTTACAAACGTCCAATAACCTGGCGCTGAGCGTCAAGCAGAATCAGATTGTCAAGGTGTTTTCAGTGCTCACTGCCGTGTTTATGCCCGCTCTGCTCATTTCGACGTACTACAGCATGAATTTTGCATACATGCCCATTCTGGAGTGGCAGTATGGCGAGCCTATGGTTATCGCTCTAACAGCATTGTTGGCGCTGCTGCCACTCATCTATGTCAAACAGCGTGGATTGCTGAGGTAA
- a CDS encoding CorA family divalent cation transporter, with translation MTTVNELPAWVRLRASNQQELEEVARTHELSLIPEAIVRSEDILRIRCARLEGSRLLVTDIFWLLRDDQTPLYTVEPIHSELWAGQARKWIWSQGLSFESSHATALALLHQLVFQTANVLDVIDDELSVAGCISAGFLMKVGTDEASGVEDVENLDARLSRLNAPLSFVLQSLDDLERSGRQLRRAVLRQSSLTVDHVDELITEIENVQRRARFMQERQRFHQTAARETVAMSDLNVVKVFTVLWAIFVPATALINWYGQNFQFMPELSWFASSLVQMLGVLLVTAVPVIIIRQTGALR, from the coding sequence ATGACAACAGTTAATGAACTACCCGCATGGGTTCGTCTACGGGCAAGCAATCAGCAGGAGCTTGAGGAGGTAGCTCGCACGCACGAATTGTCCCTGATACCAGAGGCCATTGTTCGGTCTGAAGACATCCTGCGCATTCGCTGTGCCAGGCTCGAAGGATCGCGCCTGTTGGTGACAGATATATTCTGGCTTCTGCGTGACGATCAGACGCCCCTCTACACAGTGGAGCCAATTCACAGCGAGCTGTGGGCGGGTCAGGCACGTAAGTGGATTTGGAGCCAGGGGCTTTCATTTGAAAGCTCCCATGCAACAGCGTTGGCACTCTTACATCAGTTGGTATTCCAGACAGCAAACGTACTCGATGTAATCGACGATGAGTTGAGCGTAGCCGGGTGCATTAGTGCTGGCTTCCTGATGAAGGTTGGTACTGATGAAGCGAGCGGAGTTGAGGATGTAGAAAACTTAGACGCCCGTCTCTCGCGGCTAAACGCTCCCCTGTCTTTCGTATTGCAATCGTTAGACGATCTGGAGCGGTCAGGGCGTCAGTTACGCCGCGCAGTTCTTCGGCAGTCATCCCTGACCGTTGATCATGTTGATGAATTGATCACTGAAATCGAAAACGTGCAACGGCGGGCACGCTTCATGCAAGAGAGACAGCGGTTTCATCAAACGGCGGCGCGAGAGACCGTCGCTATGAGCGACCTGAATGTAGTCAAGGTGTTCACAGTACTATGGGCCATATTTGTACCAGCTACCGCCTTGATCAACTGGTATGGGCAGAACTTTCAGTTCATGCCAGAGTTGTCGTGGTTTGCCTCTTCATTGGTACAGATGCTGGGCGTGCTATTGGTGACGGCAGTGCCTGTGATCATCATTAGACAAACGGGAGCGCTCAGATGA
- a CDS encoding CorA family divalent cation transporter — translation MTTNAIAATSAHDHLLQAGWMRLFRHQDDRLAEVKRVYGIDLLVSSRRATVEEYGFLIIPVNLIVHREHEYRETNVVFALGKSVLISLETHPGTLDVASRILLEEVQAGNSHDPASVLFLVLQSLNDTAHATIREISERLDETGASVASAGGGYQMAGRQVGVADIADMVAKLAEAEELVAKTVESQMMIARAVRWLRRIESSRRFGQALPTLVSDIHSLRRYAQFQHGKIRNLQQSLMTMLDLKQNNVIKVFTIVTAVFTPPTLVAAFYGQNFAEMPELFLPWGEWAVIVLTGLSAILPLFYIKKKGWMR, via the coding sequence ATGACGACGAATGCAATCGCTGCTACATCGGCGCACGATCATCTGCTTCAAGCCGGTTGGATGAGGTTATTCCGGCATCAAGATGATCGACTGGCAGAGGTGAAGCGTGTGTACGGTATCGATCTGTTGGTAAGTTCCAGACGTGCGACAGTTGAGGAGTATGGTTTTTTGATCATCCCGGTGAACCTGATAGTTCACCGGGAACATGAATACCGCGAGACGAATGTGGTGTTCGCCCTGGGTAAGTCAGTGCTCATTAGTCTCGAGACGCATCCTGGCACGTTGGATGTGGCAAGCCGGATCTTGCTTGAAGAAGTTCAGGCTGGCAATAGCCATGATCCGGCCTCTGTCCTGTTTCTTGTGCTGCAATCGCTCAACGACACAGCTCATGCGACTATTCGAGAGATTTCCGAGCGTCTCGACGAAACTGGTGCATCCGTAGCCAGCGCAGGTGGTGGTTACCAGATGGCAGGGCGTCAGGTTGGTGTCGCGGATATTGCTGATATGGTGGCCAAACTGGCTGAAGCTGAGGAACTGGTTGCAAAGACAGTCGAGAGCCAGATGATGATCGCCCGAGCGGTTCGCTGGTTACGACGCATCGAGAGCAGCAGGCGGTTCGGTCAGGCGCTACCTACGCTGGTATCGGATATACACAGCTTGCGACGCTATGCACAATTTCAGCATGGCAAGATTCGCAATCTTCAGCAATCGTTGATGACCATGCTCGATCTTAAGCAAAACAATGTTATCAAAGTTTTCACTATCGTGACAGCGGTCTTCACGCCACCAACCCTGGTTGCTGCCTTTTATGGACAGAACTTTGCTGAAATGCCCGAGTTGTTCCTGCCATGGGGAGAATGGGCAGTTATCGTCCTTACGGGTTTAAGCGCAATTCTACCGTTGTTTTACATCAAAAAGAAGGGGTGGATGCGATGA
- a CDS encoding anti-sigma regulatory factor produces MESTTFRIQREADVYVALSSGRRLATELQFSETDRTRIEICILELAHNLIRHAGGGEMTITVLRRDDQTAGIAIEARDNGPGIPDIELALQDGYSTTHSLGAGLPGVRRLMDDFHIQSTPGLGTTVRAVKWRTTRR; encoded by the coding sequence ATGGAATCGACAACGTTTCGCATCCAGCGAGAAGCAGATGTCTACGTTGCGCTGAGCAGTGGTCGTCGCCTGGCTACTGAATTACAGTTTAGCGAAACCGACCGCACCCGCATCGAGATCTGTATTCTCGAACTGGCTCACAATCTGATACGACACGCCGGTGGCGGCGAGATGACGATCACTGTGCTGCGACGCGACGATCAGACGGCAGGGATCGCAATCGAAGCCCGCGATAACGGCCCCGGTATTCCTGATATTGAGCTGGCTCTGCAGGATGGTTACAGCACGACCCATTCGCTCGGTGCCGGTCTACCTGGCGTGCGTCGGTTAATGGATGATTTTCACATCCAATCAACACCAGGTCTTGGAACAACAGTACGTGCAGTGAAGTGGCGGACAACACGCCGATAA
- a CDS encoding SpoIIE family protein phosphatase translates to MKLSWGAALRPKAGQHISGDAYLVLPYADNQLLAAVIDGLGGGEAAAEAAQRAVAVLERYPTLELTELMRQADRALVGSRGAVMALLRLNADQHTAEFVGVGNVGAQVYSDLLIKPISKNGIVGYRLPQLLRLSYTYNSGDTFVLYSDGISSRFTTEMPPDLHQSPQHIADEILHRFGKDSDDATVVVVRSE, encoded by the coding sequence ATGAAACTCTCGTGGGGAGCAGCGCTGCGCCCAAAAGCAGGCCAACACATCAGCGGCGACGCTTATCTGGTCTTACCCTATGCTGACAATCAACTGTTAGCTGCCGTTATTGATGGACTTGGCGGTGGCGAGGCGGCTGCTGAAGCAGCCCAGCGCGCTGTTGCCGTTCTGGAACGATATCCAACGCTTGAATTAACCGAGTTGATGCGCCAGGCTGACCGGGCACTTGTCGGTAGCCGTGGCGCGGTGATGGCGCTACTTCGTCTCAATGCCGATCAACATACTGCCGAATTTGTGGGTGTTGGGAACGTTGGCGCGCAGGTGTATAGCGATCTGCTGATAAAACCTATCTCAAAAAACGGGATTGTCGGTTATCGCCTGCCACAACTCCTGCGCCTGAGTTATACCTACAATTCTGGCGATACCTTCGTTTTATACAGTGACGGTATATCAAGTCGCTTTACTACCGAGATGCCGCCTGATTTACATCAGTCACCACAACACATTGCCGATGAGATTCTGCATCGCTTTGGCAAGGATAGCGATGATGCAACTGTGGTTGTGGTACGCAGTGAATAA